The following coding sequences lie in one Panicum virgatum strain AP13 chromosome 6N, P.virgatum_v5, whole genome shotgun sequence genomic window:
- the LOC120678047 gene encoding cinnamoyl-CoA reductase 1-like has translation MQKWVLRTQASNNCAAACGHGHTVCVTGAGGFIASWLVKLLLEKGYTVRGTVRNPDDDEKNAHLRSLDGAAEQLTLVRADLLDMESLAAAFRGCQGVFHAASPVTDDPEKMIEPAVEGTKNVIHAAADVGGVRRVVFTSSIGTVYMGSHHAPGAEVDETCWSDLDYCRNTKNWYCYAKTVAEQVAWELAEQRQLDLVVVNPSLVLGPLLQPSVNASSCHILKYLDGSVKTYADAVQAYVHVRDVRDAWVYEEPSACGQYLCAGHVLHRGEVCRILAKMFPEYPVPTECKGGAGETKKGCRFSSRRLAELGVGVAPASLCLHDTVNSLQVKGLLPRRTTAVADPPVIS, from the exons ATGCAAAAATGGGTGCTGAGAACGCAAGCAAGCAACAACTGCGCTGCCGCCTGCGGCCACGGCCACACGGTCTGCGTCACCGGCGCCGGTGGGTTCATCGCCTCGTGGCTTGTCAAGCTCCTCCTCGAGAAAGGCTACACCGTGCGCGGCACCGTCCGGAACCCAG ATGATGACGAGAAGAACGCACACCTCAGATCGCTGGATGGAGCAGCAGAGCAGCTGACGCTGGTGCGCGCGGATCTCCTGGACATGgagagcctcgccgccgcgttcAGAGGCTGCCAAGGCGTCTTccacgccgcctcccctgttacTGACGACCCC GAGAAAATGATCGAGCCGGCGGTGGAAGGGACAAAGAATGTGATCCATGCTGCTGCCGATGTCGGCGGCGTCCGCCGTGTAGTGTTCACCTCGTCCATCGGCACCGTGTACATGGGCTCTCACCACGCTCCCGGAGCGGAGGTGGACGAGACATGCTGGAGCGACCTCGACTACTGCAGGAACACCAAG AACTGGTACTGCTATGCGAAGACAGTGGCGGAGCAGGTGGCCTGGGAGCTCGCCGAGCAGCGGCAGCTGGACCTCGTCGTGGTGAACCCGTCGCTGGTGCTCGGCCCGCTGCTGCAGCCTTCAGTGAACGCCAGCAGCTGTCACATCCTCAAGTACCTCGATGGCTCCGTGAAGACGTACGCGGACGCCGTGCAGGCGTACGTGCACGTCCGCgacgtccgcgacgcgtgggtgtaCGAGGAGCCCAGTGCTTGCGGCCAGTACCTTTGTGCGGGGCACGTGCTGCACCGCGGCGAGGTGTGCCGCATCCTTGCCAAGATGTTCCCGGAGTACCCGGTTCCTACCGAGTGCAAGGGCGGGGCGGGGGAGACGAAGAAAGGGTGCCGGTTCAGCAGCCGGCGGCTGGCCGAGCTCGGCGTCGGGGTCGCGCCGGCAAGCCTCTGCCTGCACGATACTGTGAACAGCCTCCAGGTCAAGGGCCTGCTGCCACGTCGCACAACCGCTGTAGCGGATCCTCCTGTCATCTCATGA